Proteins encoded by one window of Enterobacter hormaechei subsp. xiangfangensis:
- a CDS encoding urease subunit beta → MIPGEYRIQSGNIALNVGRETRSVIVENHGDRPIQVGSHYHFYEVNPALKFDREATRGYRLNIPAGTAVRFEPGQKREVTLVQVTGAQRIFGFRGEIMGEVKHG, encoded by the coding sequence ATGATCCCAGGTGAATACCGGATCCAGTCCGGCAACATTGCTCTCAACGTCGGGCGCGAAACCCGAAGTGTGATAGTGGAAAACCACGGCGACAGGCCGATCCAGGTGGGATCGCACTATCACTTTTACGAGGTCAACCCGGCGCTGAAGTTCGATCGCGAGGCCACCCGAGGCTACCGGCTGAACATCCCGGCGGGCACCGCTGTGCGCTTCGAGCCCGGCCAGAAGCGGGAAGTGACGCTGGTGCAGGTGACGGGCGCACAGCGCATTTTCGGTTTTCGCGGCGAGATCATGGGCGAGGTGAAACATGGCTGA
- the ureC gene encoding urease subunit alpha codes for MAEISRQAYADMFGPTTGDKVRLADSELWIEVEDDLTIYGEEVKFGGGKVIRDGMGQGQMTADDCVDLVLTNALIVDHWGIVKADIGVKNGRIFAVGKAGNPDIQPGVTIPIGAATEVIAAEGKIVTAGGIDTHIHWICPQQAEEALVSGVTTMIGGGTGPAAGTNATTCTPGPWYIARMLQAADTLPVNIGLLGKGNSSNPDALREQIAAGAIGLKIHEDWGATPAAINCSLEVAEEMDIQVALHSDTLNESGFVEDTLAAIAGRTIHTFHTEGAGGGHAPDIIIACAHPNILPSSTNPTLPYTVNTIDEHLDMLMVCHHLDPDIAEDVAFAESRIRRETIAAEDVLHDIGAFSLTSSDSQAMGRVGEVIIRTWQVAHRMKVQRGALPEETGDNDNFRVKRYVAKYTINPALTHGIAHEVGSIEAGKLADLVVWSPAFFGVKPATIVKGGMIACAPMGDINASIPTPQPVHYRPMFGSLGAARHATRLTFISQAASANGIPQQLNLQSATAVVKGCRTVKKADMIHNALQPNITVDSQTYEVRVDGELITSEPADVLPMAQRYFLF; via the coding sequence ATGGCTGAGATTTCACGCCAGGCGTATGCCGATATGTTCGGCCCCACGACCGGGGATAAAGTGCGGCTGGCCGACAGCGAACTGTGGATCGAAGTAGAAGACGATCTCACGATCTACGGAGAAGAGGTTAAATTCGGCGGCGGAAAAGTGATCCGCGACGGCATGGGACAGGGGCAGATGACCGCCGACGACTGCGTGGATCTGGTGCTCACCAACGCGCTGATCGTCGATCACTGGGGGATCGTGAAAGCGGATATCGGCGTAAAAAATGGGCGGATCTTCGCCGTCGGCAAAGCCGGAAACCCGGACATTCAGCCCGGCGTGACGATCCCGATTGGCGCAGCAACGGAAGTGATCGCCGCCGAAGGCAAGATTGTCACCGCTGGCGGGATCGACACCCATATCCACTGGATCTGTCCGCAGCAAGCGGAAGAGGCGCTGGTCTCTGGCGTCACCACCATGATCGGCGGCGGCACCGGGCCCGCGGCAGGTACAAACGCCACCACCTGCACGCCGGGGCCATGGTATATCGCCCGCATGTTGCAGGCTGCCGATACGCTGCCGGTGAATATTGGCCTGCTGGGCAAAGGGAACAGTTCAAACCCGGACGCGCTGCGCGAGCAGATCGCGGCAGGTGCCATCGGGCTTAAGATCCACGAAGACTGGGGTGCGACGCCTGCGGCCATCAACTGCTCGCTGGAGGTCGCTGAAGAGATGGATATCCAGGTGGCGCTGCACAGCGACACGCTGAACGAGTCCGGTTTTGTCGAAGATACTCTGGCCGCCATCGCCGGGCGCACCATCCACACCTTCCACACCGAAGGGGCGGGCGGCGGCCATGCGCCAGATATCATCATCGCCTGCGCGCACCCGAATATTCTGCCCTCCTCCACCAACCCGACGCTGCCCTACACGGTCAACACCATCGACGAGCACCTGGACATGCTGATGGTTTGCCATCACCTCGACCCGGATATCGCCGAGGACGTGGCGTTTGCCGAATCCCGCATTCGCCGGGAGACCATCGCCGCCGAAGACGTGCTGCACGATATCGGCGCGTTCTCACTCACCTCGTCAGATTCACAGGCAATGGGCCGCGTGGGGGAAGTGATTATTCGCACCTGGCAGGTCGCCCACCGCATGAAGGTTCAGCGCGGCGCGCTGCCGGAAGAGACCGGCGATAACGACAACTTCCGGGTGAAGCGCTATGTCGCCAAATACACCATTAACCCGGCGCTGACCCACGGCATCGCCCATGAAGTGGGCTCGATTGAGGCGGGCAAGCTGGCGGACCTGGTGGTCTGGTCCCCGGCGTTCTTCGGCGTCAAGCCCGCCACCATCGTCAAAGGTGGGATGATCGCCTGCGCACCGATGGGCGATATCAACGCCTCGATCCCCACGCCGCAGCCGGTGCATTACCGCCCGATGTTTGGATCGCTGGGCGCCGCGCGCCACGCCACGCGGCTGACGTTTATCTCGCAGGCCGCCAGTGCGAACGGCATCCCGCAGCAGCTCAACTTGCAGAGCGCCACGGCGGTGGTGAAAGGCTGCCGGACGGTGAAAAAGGCGGACATGATCCACAACGCTCTGCAACCGAACATCACCGTTGATTCGCAAACCTACGAGGTGCGCGTCGACGGCGAACTGATTACCAGCGAACCGGCTGACGTTCTGCCGATGGCACAACGCTATTTCCTGTTTTGA
- the ureE gene encoding urease accessory protein UreE: MIYLTQRLDHAHPTTASVTLPIDVRVKSRARVALNDGREAGLMLPRGLLLRGGDLLTTDDGSEVIEVIAAPESVSVVRCADPFLLARACYHLGNRHVPLQIMPGELRYHHDHVLDDMLRHFGLEVTFASLPFEPEAGAYTSDAHSHGHSHSHSH, from the coding sequence ATGATTTATCTGACCCAACGCCTGGACCACGCACACCCGACTACCGCCAGCGTCACGCTGCCGATTGACGTGCGGGTGAAAAGCCGCGCCCGCGTGGCCCTGAACGACGGTCGCGAAGCCGGGCTGATGCTGCCGCGCGGTTTGCTGCTGCGCGGCGGCGATCTGCTGACCACCGACGACGGCAGCGAGGTGATCGAAGTGATCGCGGCCCCGGAGTCGGTTTCCGTGGTGCGCTGCGCCGATCCGTTCCTGCTCGCCCGCGCCTGTTACCACCTGGGCAACCGTCACGTGCCGCTGCAAATTATGCCCGGCGAGCTGCGCTACCACCACGACCACGTTCTTGACGACATGCTGCGTCATTTCGGGCTGGAGGTGACCTTCGCCAGCCTGCCCTTTGAACCAGAAGCGGGCGCTTACACCAGCGATGCCCACAGCCATGGCCACTCCCACTCTCATTCACATTAA